A stretch of the Fusobacterium varium genome encodes the following:
- a CDS encoding putative arsenate reductase has protein sequence MSVLFINYPKCSTCINARKWLEENNIKFISRHIVEDNPKEDELKKYIKLSGLPVKKFFNTSGMLYREMNLKEKTAAATDDEMIKILATNGMLVKRPLVVTDNDVLIGFKADQWKEFFNK, from the coding sequence ATGTCAGTATTATTTATTAACTATCCTAAATGCAGTACTTGTATCAATGCTAGAAAGTGGCTTGAAGAAAATAACATAAAATTTATAAGCAGACACATTGTTGAAGATAATCCAAAAGAAGATGAATTAAAAAAATATATAAAATTAAGTGGACTTCCTGTAAAAAAATTCTTTAATACAAGTGGTATGCTCTATAGAGAAATGAATTTAAAAGAAAAAACTGCTGCAGCCACTGATGATGAAATGATTAAAATACTTGCTACAAATGGTATGCTCGTAAAAAGGCCCTTAGTTGTAACTGATAATGATGTTTTAATTGGTTTCAAAGCTGATCAATGGAAGGAGTTTTTTAATAAATAA
- a CDS encoding putative branched-chain amino acid transport protein, giving the protein MYKKKDVILTGFALFAMLFGAGNLIFPPVVGFTNGDNWIASAVGFILTGAGFPLLAIIAAAVAGKDLDSFATRVSPLFSKIFNIALILSIGPLLALPRTGATAFEMMVPQNIENFQMYKFAFLTVFFAITILFSLKSSKVVDRVGAILTPILLVVLAIIIFKGVFSPLGDPKVMGTATPFKYGFLNGYQTMDTLAAIVFSEIILKSIRKGRNLGAEAEFSFLIKASFIAIGGLTIVYGGLVYIGGTATGVLTQGIGSTELLSTIVTLLLGKIGKVVLGICVAGACLTTAIGLTATVADYFSGLLKIAYEKLAIITVIISFIFASFGVDVIVKLAVPVLVFIYPISIALIFLNFMKNMIKNDNVYVGTVIGTGIVSAYEAMQTMGINIEIFNTVYSKLPLESFGLSWVLPGILGGVIFSFFKKH; this is encoded by the coding sequence ATGTATAAAAAGAAAGATGTTATATTAACAGGGTTTGCTTTATTTGCAATGCTGTTTGGAGCAGGGAATTTAATATTTCCACCAGTAGTAGGATTTACTAATGGAGATAACTGGATAGCTTCAGCTGTAGGATTTATATTAACAGGAGCTGGGTTTCCACTTTTAGCAATAATAGCAGCAGCAGTAGCAGGAAAAGATCTTGATAGTTTTGCTACAAGAGTTTCTCCTTTGTTTAGTAAAATATTTAATATAGCACTTATTTTATCTATTGGCCCTCTTTTAGCCTTGCCTAGAACAGGAGCTACAGCTTTTGAAATGATGGTTCCACAAAATATAGAAAATTTCCAAATGTATAAATTTGCATTTTTAACAGTATTCTTTGCAATAACAATTTTATTTTCATTAAAATCAAGTAAAGTTGTAGATAGAGTAGGAGCAATTCTTACTCCAATACTTCTTGTAGTATTGGCAATAATAATATTTAAAGGAGTATTTTCTCCACTGGGAGATCCAAAAGTAATGGGAACAGCAACACCGTTTAAATATGGTTTTCTTAATGGATATCAGACAATGGATACTCTTGCAGCAATAGTATTTTCGGAAATTATATTAAAATCAATAAGAAAAGGAAGGAATCTTGGAGCTGAAGCTGAGTTTTCATTTCTAATAAAAGCAAGTTTTATAGCCATTGGAGGACTTACAATAGTATATGGCGGACTTGTATATATTGGTGGAACAGCAACAGGAGTACTAACACAGGGAATTGGCAGTACAGAACTTCTTTCTACTATAGTAACTCTTCTTTTGGGAAAAATAGGAAAAGTTGTACTTGGAATATGTGTAGCAGGAGCTTGTCTGACTACAGCTATTGGGCTTACTGCAACAGTGGCAGATTATTTTAGTGGACTTTTAAAAATAGCATATGAAAAGTTAGCAATAATAACAGTTATAATCAGCTTTATTTTTGCAAGCTTTGGAGTAGATGTTATAGTTAAATTAGCAGTTCCTGTTTTAGTATTTATTTATCCAATATCTATTGCTCTAATCTTTTTGAATTTTATGAAAAATATGATAAAGAATGACAATGTGTATGTAGGAACTGTTATAGGAACTGGAATAGTAAGTGCTTATGAAGCAATGCAGACAATGGGAATTAATATTGAAATATTCAATACAGTTTATTCAAAACTTCCTTTAGAAAGTTTTGGGCTATCTTGGGTACTTCCTGGAATATTAGGAGGAGTAATATTTAGTTTTTTTAAAAAACATTGA
- a CDS encoding putative branched-chain amino acid transport protein: protein MVHIYKKKDVVLTGFALFAMLFGAGNLIFPPMVGYVVGDKWISAAAGFFITGIGFPLLAILSSALAGKELDDFADKVSPLFSKIFNIVLILAIGPFLAIPRTGATAFELMLLPHINIGNENLYKYGFLACYFIIVFLFSIKANAVIERIGKILTPVLLIILAVIIIKGVFFPIGEPAAKEINNTFRYGFYNGYQTMDTLAAIIFSSIILKAIRSGRNLTAKQEMNFLSNSSMIAVCGLSIVYGGLLYIGATSYGVLHSTGTTQLLTDIVNKLLGKEGNMALGICVAGACLTTAIGLTATVGDYFSSFLKMSYEKIVTGTVILSFIFAGFGVDAIVKVSAPILTFLYPIAIVLILLNCFKKFISSNKTYLGAVIGAGIVGFFEMTQTLGINLQFLNKIYVKLPLQAFGLAWIVPSLIFAVIFSIIFRKK from the coding sequence GTGGTTCATATTTATAAGAAAAAAGATGTTGTATTAACAGGGTTTGCTTTATTTGCAATGTTATTTGGAGCAGGAAATCTGATATTTCCTCCTATGGTAGGATATGTAGTAGGAGATAAATGGATATCAGCTGCAGCAGGATTTTTCATAACTGGAATAGGATTTCCTCTTTTAGCTATATTGTCATCAGCATTAGCTGGAAAAGAATTGGATGATTTTGCTGATAAAGTATCACCTCTATTTAGTAAAATATTTAATATTGTTTTAATTTTGGCTATTGGACCTTTTCTTGCAATTCCTCGAACTGGAGCTACAGCTTTTGAATTGATGCTTCTTCCTCATATAAATATTGGAAATGAAAATTTATATAAGTATGGTTTTTTGGCTTGTTATTTTATAATTGTATTTTTATTCTCTATAAAAGCTAATGCAGTTATAGAAAGAATTGGAAAAATTCTTACACCAGTATTATTAATAATATTGGCAGTTATAATTATAAAAGGAGTATTTTTTCCAATAGGAGAACCAGCAGCAAAAGAGATTAATAATACATTTAGATATGGATTTTATAATGGATATCAAACAATGGATACTCTTGCAGCTATAATATTCTCAAGTATAATATTAAAAGCCATCAGAAGCGGAAGAAACCTTACTGCAAAGCAGGAAATGAATTTTTTGAGTAATTCTAGTATGATAGCTGTTTGTGGACTTTCAATTGTGTATGGAGGACTTTTGTATATAGGAGCGACTTCTTATGGAGTATTGCATAGCACAGGAACTACTCAGCTTCTTACAGATATAGTAAATAAATTATTAGGAAAAGAAGGAAATATGGCTTTAGGAATATGTGTAGCAGGAGCTTGTTTAACGACAGCAATAGGTCTTACAGCCACAGTAGGAGATTATTTCAGCAGTTTTTTAAAAATGTCATATGAGAAAATAGTTACTGGAACAGTTATATTGAGTTTTATTTTTGCTGGGTTTGGAGTAGATGCAATAGTGAAAGTATCAGCTCCAATACTTACATTCCTTTATCCAATAGCAATAGTTTTGATATTGCTTAATTGTTTTAAAAAGTTTATTTCATCAAATAAAACTTATCTTGGAGCTGTAATAGGGGCAGGAATAGTAGGCTTTTTTGAAATGACTCAAACTCTTGGAATAAATCTTCAATTCTTGAATAAAATATATGTAAAGCTTCCATTACAAGCTTTTGGACTTGCATGGATAGTGCCAAGTTTAATATTTGCTGTCATTTTTAGTATTATCTTTAGAAAGAAGTAA
- a CDS encoding putative potassium/proton antiporter, producing the protein MDYKILVCGILLLISLLSIRVTKKVQVPLLIMFLFIGMAAGSEGIGKIEFNDARLTQNIGNFALLFILFAGALETKKSDAMMALYPSGILATVGVFLTAVLAAFAAYMITDFTLKEAFLFGAIVSSTDAAAVISMLGGSNLKKRIRTVIEIESGSNDPMAYALILFVLSMFQAGDSNIFMSILFLIQQIIVGALMGVLFGKITLPMGRILRIEREEFLTIHMIAVLFICFSATNLIGGNGFLAIYLMGIIVGNERFDFRMNTIRNMRVASWLMQITMFIILGLLVFPSQLKMVMITGSILAIMITIVARTAVVFSLMAPFNYSKKEKFFMSWAGLKGAVPIIFSTTAITAGIDNSQGIFNMVFYLVVFSVLIQGMTLKPLAKYLGLVEEAVDDKANEIDLEELEELSIKKLYLDKRSEYVDKKIKDLQLPKSMHIISIRRGDEDIIPKGDVILKVGDKILFSTK; encoded by the coding sequence ATGGATTATAAAATTTTAGTATGTGGGATTTTGTTATTAATAAGTTTGCTCTCAATAAGAGTGACGAAAAAAGTACAGGTACCTTTGCTTATAATGTTCCTTTTTATAGGAATGGCAGCAGGGTCAGAAGGAATTGGAAAAATAGAATTTAATGATGCAAGATTGACTCAAAATATAGGGAACTTTGCATTGTTGTTTATTCTTTTTGCAGGAGCTTTGGAAACAAAAAAATCAGATGCCATGATGGCACTTTACCCCAGTGGGATATTAGCAACAGTAGGAGTTTTTCTTACAGCAGTATTAGCAGCTTTTGCAGCATATATGATAACAGATTTTACTTTAAAAGAAGCTTTTCTTTTTGGAGCAATAGTATCATCAACTGATGCAGCAGCGGTTATATCTATGTTGGGAGGTTCTAATCTGAAAAAAAGAATAAGGACAGTTATAGAAATAGAGTCAGGAAGTAATGACCCTATGGCTTATGCTCTTATTCTCTTTGTTTTATCAATGTTTCAGGCTGGAGATTCAAATATCTTTATGAGTATTTTATTTCTTATTCAGCAGATAATAGTTGGAGCATTAATGGGAGTATTATTTGGGAAAATAACTCTTCCTATGGGAAGAATACTTAGAATTGAAAGAGAAGAATTTCTTACTATACATATGATAGCTGTATTATTCATATGCTTTTCTGCAACTAATCTTATTGGAGGAAATGGGTTTCTTGCAATATATCTTATGGGAATAATAGTGGGAAATGAAAGATTTGATTTTAGAATGAATACTATCAGAAATATGAGAGTAGCTTCATGGTTAATGCAGATAACAATGTTTATTATTCTTGGACTTCTTGTTTTCCCAAGTCAATTAAAGATGGTTATGATAACAGGAAGTATTCTTGCAATAATGATAACAATTGTAGCAAGAACAGCAGTTGTATTTTCTTTAATGGCACCATTTAATTACAGTAAAAAAGAAAAATTCTTTATGTCATGGGCTGGATTGAAAGGTGCTGTACCAATCATATTTTCTACAACAGCTATTACAGCAGGAATAGATAATTCACAAGGGATATTCAATATGGTATTTTACTTAGTGGTATTTTCAGTATTGATACAAGGAATGACATTGAAACCTCTTGCAAAATATTTAGGTCTTGTAGAAGAAGCTGTAGATGATAAAGCTAATGAAATAGATTTAGAGGAATTAGAAGAACTTTCTATTAAAAAACTTTACCTTGATAAGCGTTCAGAATATGTAGATAAAAAAATAAAAGATCTTCAGTTGCCAAAAAGTATGCATATTATTTCCATAAGACGTGGAGATGAGGATATAATTCCAAAAGGAGATGTAATATTAAAAGTTGGAGATAAGATATTATTTTCAACTAAATAA
- a CDS encoding L-aminopeptidase/D-esterase, translated as MGVENLNIKIGEFPSGKNNLISDVKGIKVGHTTLNNGKIKTGVTALLPHDGNIFKEKLICSSYIINGFGKSCGLIQINELGTLETPIIFTNTLSVGTASTALIKYMLKNNKDIGITTGTINPVVCECNDGYLNDIRGLHVKEEHIFQAIENADIQFQEGNIGAGTGMSCYQLKGGIGSASRIVNLDEKEYTIGAIVLSNFGLKKDLTINGKKLGDKIISLENEEQLEKGSIIIILATDIPMNERQLKRISKRVPVSLARTGSHIGNGSGDIVIAFTTANKINHYEEKDIITMKIINENRIDTIFRAVIETVEESIISSLLHSTSTTGRDGNTRESLNKYIDFILK; from the coding sequence ATGGGAGTAGAAAATTTAAATATAAAAATAGGAGAATTTCCTTCTGGAAAAAACAATCTTATTAGTGATGTTAAAGGAATAAAAGTTGGTCATACTACTTTAAACAATGGAAAGATAAAAACAGGGGTTACTGCTTTACTTCCTCATGATGGAAATATATTTAAAGAAAAACTTATATGTTCCTCTTACATAATAAACGGCTTTGGAAAAAGTTGTGGCCTAATACAAATCAATGAATTGGGAACACTAGAAACCCCCATCATTTTTACAAATACTCTAAGTGTAGGAACCGCTTCTACTGCTCTTATTAAATATATGCTTAAAAATAATAAAGACATTGGAATAACTACTGGAACAATAAATCCTGTAGTTTGCGAATGTAATGATGGCTATCTTAATGACATAAGAGGGCTTCATGTAAAAGAAGAACATATTTTTCAAGCTATAGAAAATGCAGATATACAATTTCAAGAAGGTAATATAGGAGCTGGTACAGGAATGAGCTGTTACCAACTAAAAGGCGGAATTGGTTCAGCTTCCAGAATAGTTAATTTAGATGAGAAAGAATATACAATTGGAGCTATAGTTCTTTCAAATTTTGGTTTGAAAAAAGATCTTACAATAAATGGAAAAAAATTAGGAGATAAAATTATTTCTTTGGAAAATGAAGAACAATTAGAAAAAGGTTCCATTATAATTATTCTTGCTACTGATATTCCAATGAATGAAAGACAATTAAAAAGAATTTCTAAAAGAGTTCCTGTTTCACTTGCCAGAACTGGCTCACATATTGGTAACGGAAGTGGTGATATTGTTATTGCTTTTACTACTGCAAATAAGATTAATCATTATGAAGAAAAAGATATTATAACTATGAAAATAATCAACGAAAATAGAATAGACACAATATTCCGTGCTGTGATAGAAACTGTAGAGGAATCTATTATCAGCTCTCTCCTCCATAGCACTTCAACTACTGGCAGAGATGGGAATACAAGAGAATCATTAAATAAATATATTGATTTTATACTCAAATAA
- a CDS encoding putative integral membrane protein, with protein sequence MNTYEIFTETLMLVAVLNPFGNVPLFVGMTEKMEKETRKKLFKTIAVTGFFIMWLFSLVGEFLMTNFYRIDMKELKMAGGMILVVMAFRNLIFSIGKQDTQQDKISPEDQIKRAVIPMAFPMMVGPGSLTTVLILKAEKGTMMTSFSILIAFILIYLTFIIGNYLEKIVGTLVLYILSRVMQIFIMSIGIRIFFSGLMGILQAHMVL encoded by the coding sequence ATGAATACTTATGAAATATTTACTGAAACATTGATGCTTGTAGCAGTGCTCAATCCATTTGGAAATGTTCCTCTTTTTGTAGGAATGACAGAAAAAATGGAAAAGGAAACAAGAAAAAAACTTTTTAAAACTATAGCTGTAACTGGTTTTTTTATAATGTGGTTATTCAGCTTAGTGGGAGAATTTCTGATGACAAATTTTTATAGAATAGATATGAAAGAACTAAAAATGGCGGGTGGAATGATTCTTGTTGTGATGGCTTTTAGAAATTTGATTTTTTCAATAGGAAAACAGGATACACAACAAGATAAAATATCACCAGAGGATCAAATAAAAAGGGCTGTAATACCAATGGCATTTCCAATGATGGTAGGACCTGGAAGTTTAACTACTGTGTTAATACTAAAAGCAGAAAAAGGAACTATGATGACAAGCTTTTCTATTCTGATAGCTTTTATACTCATATATTTAACTTTTATTATTGGAAATTATTTGGAAAAAATAGTAGGAACGCTAGTATTATATATTTTATCCAGAGTAATGCAGATATTTATTATGTCTATAGGTATAAGAATATTTTTTAGTGGGCTTATGGGAATATTGCAGGCTCATATGGTTCTTTAA
- a CDS encoding putative hydrolase has protein sequence MIKLIITDMDGTLLDDNNNINEEFWELEKKLNKKDIIFAAASGRQYYNLLQRFAPIKDDMLFIAENGTYVMYKNKELYVNTIPKEEAGKLIEASRGIERTHVVLCGKKSAYIEPCNEKFMEEFKKYYTELQIVDDITKVEDDILKLAVCDFMGSEKNCYTHFKKFENKYKVVVSGKIWLDIMMSDANKGKAVEMIQKKLDISYDETMIFGDYLNDLEMMSTGKYSFAMENAHPLLKAHSNFTAESNNNNGVIKAIKKYVL, from the coding sequence ATGATAAAATTGATTATTACAGATATGGATGGAACTCTTCTTGATGATAACAACAATATAAATGAAGAATTTTGGGAACTTGAAAAAAAACTTAATAAAAAAGATATCATCTTTGCTGCTGCAAGTGGAAGACAATATTATAATCTTCTCCAAAGATTTGCTCCTATCAAAGATGATATGCTTTTTATAGCTGAAAATGGTACTTATGTTATGTATAAAAATAAAGAATTGTATGTTAATACAATTCCAAAAGAAGAAGCTGGGAAACTTATAGAAGCTTCTAGAGGAATAGAGAGAACTCATGTGGTACTTTGTGGAAAAAAGTCTGCATATATAGAACCTTGCAATGAAAAATTTATGGAAGAATTTAAAAAATATTATACTGAACTGCAAATAGTTGATGATATTACAAAAGTGGAAGATGATATTTTAAAATTAGCTGTGTGTGATTTTATGGGTTCTGAAAAAAACTGCTATACTCATTTTAAAAAATTTGAAAATAAATACAAAGTAGTTGTTTCAGGAAAAATATGGTTGGACATTATGATGTCTGATGCTAATAAAGGAAAAGCTGTTGAGATGATTCAGAAAAAACTTGATATATCATATGATGAAACAATGATATTTGGAGATTATTTAAATGATCTTGAAATGATGTCTACAGGAAAGTACAGTTTTGCTATGGAAAATGCTCATCCTCTTTTGAAAGCACATTCTAACTTTACAGCTGAAAGCAACAATAATAATGGTGTAATAAAAGCTATAAAAAAATATGTTTTATAA
- a CDS encoding putative efflux pump protein: protein MAAFGIILSILITIFIDPIIHFLGGGGVLFPYVKDYMSVVILFCTCYMVGYALEIYIKVDGNPVYPAVCVMTGGIINIFLDYLFVVVYPYGIKGAAFATGMSQLTSTSMLLFYILFKTKKIKFIKLKYSFKDLLKISKIGFAEFLAEVSTGIAIFIFNIVIIKELGEKGVSAFGIIGYISSFVVMTMIGFSQGIQPIVSFNLGAKKYANVIKTLKISLLMIIATGIIFYGSINILSEKIISTFLNDIETFKMTKYALTVYSFAYIINGLNIVTAGYFTAVKKVKISTTITILRGVILIGLFLIVLPKVFGTVGIWWSVPAAELVTLVSSFYFIRKYMHKYEAVRV, encoded by the coding sequence TTGGCTGCTTTTGGAATAATTCTTTCTATACTTATAACAATATTTATAGACCCCATTATTCATTTTTTAGGTGGTGGTGGTGTATTATTCCCATATGTAAAAGATTACATGAGTGTTGTTATTTTATTCTGCACCTGCTATATGGTCGGTTATGCTCTTGAAATTTATATAAAAGTAGATGGTAATCCAGTTTATCCTGCTGTCTGTGTTATGACTGGAGGAATTATAAACATATTTTTAGACTATCTTTTTGTTGTTGTATATCCTTATGGAATAAAAGGAGCTGCTTTTGCTACTGGAATGTCACAACTTACATCTACTTCTATGCTTCTTTTTTATATATTGTTCAAAACCAAGAAAATAAAATTTATAAAATTAAAATATTCTTTTAAAGATTTATTAAAAATTTCTAAAATAGGTTTTGCTGAATTTCTAGCAGAAGTTTCTACTGGTATTGCCATATTTATTTTTAATATTGTCATAATAAAAGAACTGGGAGAAAAAGGAGTTTCTGCTTTTGGTATAATTGGGTATATTTCTTCTTTTGTTGTTATGACTATGATTGGATTCAGTCAAGGAATACAGCCTATTGTCAGTTTTAATCTTGGAGCAAAAAAATATGCAAATGTAATAAAAACTTTAAAAATAAGTTTATTAATGATAATAGCTACAGGAATAATTTTTTATGGAAGCATAAATATTCTTTCAGAAAAAATAATATCAACTTTCTTAAATGATATAGAAACATTTAAAATGACAAAATACGCCCTTACTGTTTATAGCTTTGCTTATATAATTAATGGACTGAATATAGTTACAGCTGGATATTTTACTGCTGTAAAAAAAGTTAAAATCTCCACTACAATAACTATTTTAAGAGGTGTTATTCTTATAGGGTTATTTCTTATAGTTCTTCCCAAAGTATTTGGTACAGTTGGTATATGGTGGTCTGTTCCTGCTGCTGAATTAGTTACTCTTGTTTCATCTTTTTATTTCATCAGAAAATATATGCATAAATATGAAGCTGTTAGAGTTTAA
- a CDS encoding putative efflux pump protein: MKEKNSLIRTILRYSIPSVISMWMFTIYTMVDGIFIGKYVGPLGLAGVNITMPLINFTFAVGIMIAVGSSTMIAIHFGEGD; this comes from the coding sequence ATGAAAGAAAAAAATTCATTAATAAGGACCATACTGAGGTATAGTATACCTTCTGTAATCTCTATGTGGATGTTCACTATTTATACTATGGTAGATGGTATCTTCATTGGAAAATATGTAGGTCCTCTAGGTCTTGCAGGAGTAAATATTACTATGCCTCTTATCAACTTCACATTCGCTGTTGGAATAATGATAGCTGTTGGAAGTTCAACAATGATAGCAATACATTTTGGTGAAGGTGACTGA
- a CDS encoding putative transcriptional regulator, which produces MKKLYKIGEISKLYNISSDILRHYEKIGLIIPDARDENGYRYYSQKQIWKLNNIRNLRNLGVGLKEITEFMEDRNLIKTKEVIDFQLIKIEEKLKKFSELKKELEDKKKNIEYFEEFKEYEKPVLREIDKRYILYKKGNFHEEWEIDFELKKLKKKLPDDNDFIFTESEVGTTILKENWKNDKYLDYSSTFVITTDKTENIIEKGLYLTFVFKGSYEKVKEHYTFLKEYIKMNNLTVTGDIIEIYHIEIHITDNVNEYVTEIQIPIKK; this is translated from the coding sequence ATGAAAAAATTGTATAAAATTGGAGAGATAAGCAAACTTTATAATATAAGCAGTGATATATTAAGGCATTATGAAAAAATAGGATTGATTATTCCTGATGCGAGAGATGAAAATGGATACAGATACTATTCTCAAAAGCAAATATGGAAATTAAATAATATAAGAAATTTAAGAAATTTAGGAGTTGGATTAAAAGAAATAACAGAATTTATGGAGGATAGAAATTTAATAAAAACAAAAGAGGTAATAGATTTTCAGCTGATAAAAATAGAGGAAAAATTAAAAAAATTTTCTGAATTAAAAAAAGAGCTTGAGGATAAGAAAAAAAATATAGAATACTTTGAAGAATTTAAAGAATATGAAAAGCCTGTGTTAAGAGAAATCGATAAAAGATATATTCTATATAAAAAGGGAAATTTTCATGAAGAATGGGAAATAGATTTTGAACTAAAAAAATTAAAAAAGAAACTTCCAGATGATAATGACTTTATTTTTACTGAGAGTGAAGTTGGAACTACTATTTTAAAAGAAAATTGGAAAAATGATAAATATCTTGATTACAGCAGTACATTTGTAATAACGACAGATAAAACAGAAAATATAATTGAAAAAGGATTGTATTTAACTTTTGTATTTAAAGGAAGTTATGAAAAAGTAAAAGAACATTATACTTTTTTAAAAGAATATATAAAAATGAATAATCTTACTGTAACAGGAGATATAATTGAAATATACCATATAGAGATACATATTACAGACAATGTAAATGAATATGTCACTGAAATTCAAATACCTATAAAAAAATAG
- the fldA gene encoding flavodoxin FldA translates to MKTGIFYGSTTGVTQDISERVGKLLNADVMPASDIDKIKDYDLAILATSTWGMGDLQDDWFDPLDKLKTMDLAGKKIALIGVGDQEGFGDTFVDGIGIIYDEIKGKGITLIGKTSTDGYSFSDSKGADDGEFLGLVIDENNQSNLTDERIAAWVEKLK, encoded by the coding sequence ATGAAAACTGGAATTTTTTATGGAAGTACAACTGGAGTCACTCAAGATATTTCTGAAAGAGTAGGAAAACTATTAAATGCAGATGTTATGCCAGCATCTGATATTGATAAAATAAAAGATTATGATCTAGCTATCCTGGCTACATCTACATGGGGTATGGGAGATCTTCAAGATGACTGGTTTGATCCTCTTGATAAATTAAAAACAATGGACCTTGCTGGAAAGAAAATAGCCTTAATAGGTGTAGGAGATCAAGAAGGATTTGGAGACACTTTTGTTGATGGAATAGGAATAATCTATGATGAAATAAAAGGTAAAGGAATCACTCTTATAGGAAAAACTTCGACTGATGGATACTCGTTCTCAGATTCAAAAGGTGCAGATGATGGTGAGTTCTTAGGTCTTGTTATTGATGAAAATAACCAAAGTAACCTTACTGATGAAAGAATAGCTGCATGGGTTGAAAAATTAAAATAA
- a CDS encoding putative cystathionine gamma-synthase, which yields MSIKEMELETKLAHGCHTPDSETRSLTSPIYQTATYGAVTQEHFEDLCYNWGHVYARESNPTTDELARTLALIEGCETGVVTSSGMGAVTSMFFSQVKSGDHIICANGMFSHTTLFVKECLMNFGVEADFVDATDYKNVERCLKPNTKIVYVESPLNPSLRLVDIEKIANLKEKQDFIFVVDSTFAPNPIQYPTKLGADLVIHSLTKFLNGHGDAIGGAVLGKRELIHKIKWPSMPCFTGACLAPMTAWLILRGVRTLDMRVERHCKNALAIAEFLESHPLIENVNYPGLKSSPDYELCQKQMNGMGGGMLSFTLKKTGTEEERVAMTKRFINKVKLITIATSLGEGHTLISLYDGGLVRIAVGLEKDTDLIADLRNALNEINEGER from the coding sequence ATGTCTATAAAAGAAATGGAATTAGAAACAAAACTAGCTCATGGATGTCATACTCCAGACAGTGAAACAAGATCACTCACTTCACCTATATATCAGACAGCAACATATGGAGCTGTCACTCAGGAACATTTTGAAGATCTGTGTTATAACTGGGGACATGTATATGCCAGAGAATCAAATCCTACAACTGATGAACTTGCAAGAACTCTTGCTTTAATAGAAGGATGTGAAACTGGAGTTGTAACTTCTTCAGGAATGGGAGCAGTAACTTCTATGTTTTTCAGTCAGGTAAAAAGTGGAGATCATATAATTTGTGCAAATGGAATGTTTTCTCATACAACACTTTTTGTAAAAGAATGTCTTATGAATTTTGGAGTAGAAGCAGATTTTGTAGATGCTACAGATTATAAGAATGTAGAAAGATGTTTGAAGCCCAATACAAAAATAGTATATGTAGAATCACCTTTAAACCCTTCATTGAGATTAGTAGATATAGAAAAAATTGCCAATTTAAAAGAAAAACAAGATTTTATATTTGTAGTTGATTCTACATTTGCACCAAATCCTATACAATATCCAACAAAGCTAGGAGCAGATCTTGTAATTCATAGTCTTACGAAATTTCTTAATGGACATGGAGATGCAATAGGAGGAGCAGTTCTTGGAAAAAGAGAACTTATCCATAAAATAAAATGGCCTTCAATGCCTTGCTTTACAGGAGCATGCCTTGCACCTATGACAGCATGGCTTATTCTTAGGGGAGTAAGAACACTTGATATGAGAGTGGAAAGACATTGTAAAAATGCTTTGGCGATAGCTGAATTTTTAGAAAGTCATCCTCTTATTGAAAATGTAAATTATCCAGGATTAAAATCTAGTCCAGATTATGAATTATGTCAGAAACAAATGAATGGAATGGGCGGTGGAATGCTTTCATTCACTTTGAAAAAAACAGGAACTGAAGAAGAAAGAGTTGCTATGACAAAAAGATTTATAAATAAAGTAAAATTAATTACAATAGCTACTAGCCTTGGGGAAGGACACACTCTTATATCTTTATATGATGGTGGACTTGTAAGAATAGCAGTAGGACTGGAAAAAGATACTGATCTTATAGCGGACTTAAGGAATGCATTGAATGAAATAAATGAAGGGGAGAGATAA